The following are encoded together in the Glycine soja cultivar W05 chromosome 5, ASM419377v2, whole genome shotgun sequence genome:
- the LOC114411989 gene encoding histone deacetylase 6-like: MGMEEESSNNSSIIEGGASLPSTGSDAKKRRVTYFYEPTIGDYYYGQGHPMKPHRIRMAHNLIVHYSLHRRMEINRPFPASPADIRRFHSDDYVDFLSSVSPETLADSAFSRHLKRFNVGEDCPVFDGLFPFCQASAGGSLGAAVKLNRADADIAINWAGGLHHAKKSEASGFCYVNDIVLGILELLKVHRRVLYVDIDVHHGDGVEEAFYTTDRVMTVSFHKFGDFFPGTGHVKDIGVGSGKNYAVNVPLNDGMDDESFRSLFRTIIQKVMEVYQPEAVVLQCGADSLSGDRLGCFNLSVRGHADCLRFLRSFNVPLMVLGGGGYTIRNVARCWCYETAVAVGVEPDNKLPYNEYYEYFGPDYTLYVDPSNMENLNTPKDMEKIRNTLLEQISQLPHAPGVPFQTTPPTLQLPEEAEEDMDRRPKLRKWDGEDYDSDPDEGGKANSKFPNVTDHMRDITDEMEEEKPEVHPSSCC, translated from the exons atgggaatggaagaggagaGTAGCAACAACAGCAGCATCATAGAAGGTGGTGCTTCGCTGCCATCAACGGGTTCAGACGCCAAGAAGCGAAGAGTGACGTACTTCTACGAGCCCACGATCGGCGATTACTACTACGGTCAGGGGCACCCAATGAAGCCGCACCGAATCCGCATGGCGCACAACCTCATCGTCCACTACTCCCTCCACCGCCGCATGGAGATCAACCGTCCCTTCCCGGCCTCCCCCGCCGACATCCGCCGCTTCCACTCCGACGACTACGTCGACTTTCTCTCCTCCGTCTCCCCCGAGACCCTCGCCGATTCCGCCTTCTCCCGCCACCTCAAGCGCTTCAACGTCGGCGAGGACTGCCCCGTCTTCGACGGCCTCTTCCCCTTCTGCCAGGCCTCCGCCGGCGGCTCCCTCGGCGCCGCCGTCAAACTCAACCGCGCCGACGCCGACATCGCCATCAATTGGGCCGGCGGCCTCCACCACGCCAAGAAGTCCGAGGCCTCTGGATTCTGCTACGTCAACGACATTGTCCTCGGTATCCTCGAACTCCTCAAAGTTCACAGG CGCGTGCTGTATGTTGACATTGATGTTCACCACGGTGATGGTGTTGAGGAGGCCTTTTACACCACTGATAGAGTGATGACAGTGTCTTTCCATAAGTTTGGGGACTTTTTCCCTGGCACAGGACACGTCAAGGACATTGGGGTGGGATCAGGAAAGAATTATGCAGTCAATGTCCCATTAAATGACGGAATGGATGATGAGAGTTTCCGTAGTCTGTTTCGAACCATCATTCAAAAAGTCATGGAGGTCTATCAACCAGAGGCAGTTGTTCTACAATGTGGAGCTGATTCATTGTCTGGGGACAGGTTGGGTTGCTTCAACTTGTCTGTGAGAGGTCATGCAGATTGCCTTCGTTTTCTTAGATCGTTCAATGTTCCTTTAATGGTCTTGGGTGGGGGTGGATATACAATTCGGAATGTTGCCCGTTGTTGGTGTTATGAG acAGCAGTGGCAGTAGGAGTGGAGCCTGATAATAAGTTGCCTTATAATgaatattatgaatattttgGCCCAGATTATACTCTCTATGTCGATCCAAGCAACATGGAGAACCTAAACACACCCAAGGATATGGAAAAAATAAG GAACACACTACTAGAACAGATTTCTCAACTTCCCCATGCTCCCGGTGTACCTTTTCAGACAACACCACCTACCTTACAACTTCCGGAAGAG GCAGAAGAGGACATGGATAGAAGACCTAAACTTCGCAAATGGGATGGTGAAGATTATGATTCTGATCCAGATGAAGGTGGAAAGGCTAATTCCAAGTTTCCAAACGTCACTGACCATATGAG GGACATTACAGATGAAATGGAAGAAGAGAAACCAGAAGTGCATCCATCATCTTGTTGTTGA
- the LOC114411990 gene encoding myb-related protein 330-like has protein sequence MGRHSCCVKQKLRKGLWSPEEDEKLFNYITRFGVGCWSSVPKLAGLQRCGKSCRLRWINYLRPDLKRGMFSQQEEDLIISLHEVLGNRWAQIAAQLPGRTDNEIKNFWNSCLKKKLLKQGIDPSTHKPLTEAHVKEEKKIIETSPMQTPLSQGPSVPLIFPSSQGSSLLISDSSYYDGGLTEASREIFMTKPALDPLSYYDFPMGVAQSGFNLPVSQYQTSLKASDQNPFGPNSSYVFSSMPSLTNSDHGNVSVTEFSDNNSASKISSLFMNDQVKESSSNSSNLSTIYHGGGCHISSMMENAGFSWEGDNKFDPLFQFQVNATKSEDFKTSSWEEGQLHTQNSIDFTSFPLTSLSEDLTGANFDVFQHI, from the exons ATGGGTCGCCATTCCTGTTGTGTGaagcaaaaattaaggaaaggcTTATGGTCCCCTGAAGAAGATGAGAAGCTATTTAATTACATAACAAGATTTGGAGTCGGATGCTGGAGCTCGGTTCCCAAACTAGCTG GATTACAAAGATGTGGAAAGAGTTGCAGGTTGAGATGGATAAACTATTTGAGGCCTGATTTAAAGAGAGGCATGTTCTCACAGCAGGAGGAGGATCTTATAATCAGTCTTCATGAAGTTCTTGGAAACAG GTGGGCTCAAATAGCAGCACAGTTACCAGGGAGAACAGACAATGAGATTAAGAACTTCTGGAACTCATGTTTAAAGAAGAAGCTTCTGAAGCAAGGGATTGACCCAAGTACACACAAGCCCCTCACAGAAGCTCAtgtgaaggaagaaaagaaaatcatagaGACATCACCAATGCAAACACCATTGTCTCAAGGCCCTTCAGTTCCATTAATCTTTCCTTCATCACAGGGATCATCACTTCTAATAAGTGATTCCAGTTACTATGATGGAGGGCTAACAGAAGCCTCAAGAGAAATTTTCATGACCAAGCCAGCATTGGACCCTTTGTCCTACTATGATTTTCCAATGGGTGTTGCACAGTCTGGTTTTAACTTACCTGTTAGTCAGTATCAGACAAGCCTTAAAGCATCTGATCAGAACCCCTTTGGACCCAATTCAAGCTATGTATTCTCTTCAATGCCAAGTCTAACCAATTCTGATCACGGGAACGTGTCGGTGACTGAGTTTTCAGACAACAATTCAGCTTCCAAAATAAGTTCATTGTTCATGAATGACCAGGTGAAAGAAAGTTCCAGCAACAGCTCAAACTTGAGCACCATTTACCATGGAGGAGGGTGTCATATCAGCAGCATGATGGAAAATGCAGGGTTCTCGTGGGAGGGTGACAACAAGTTTGACCCTTTGTTTCAGTTCCAAGTAAATGCCACAAAATCAGAGGATTTTAAGACAAGTTCATGGGAAGAAGGGCAGCTGCATACTCAAAATTCCATAGATTTCACGAGCTTTCCGTTAACGTCACTTTCAGAAGATCTAACAGGAGCAAATTTTGATGTATTCCAGCATATATGA
- the LOC114411991 gene encoding uncharacterized protein LOC114411991, giving the protein MMGNPNPNPTPTPEEEKSLKEELLDPILLGERVIKLAQEAESSKVDCTELARKVQVVCDNLRSVVRVVSGAQCLNERPIRRIVGEVFKNLERTLAFIRKCKKHGGVLRQVFSMTTTADFRKVWSLLESSNGDLVWLLTILDSKDGTNVSLPPIASNDPILAWVWTFTYTLQLGQPKDRAEAATELGSLARDNDRTKFIILEEGGVMPLLKLLKEASFPDAQIAAANALVNITTNQDRIVGFIVESHAVPTIVQVLGDSPMRVRVSVANLVSTMAEQHELVREEFIRANVTRPLVSLLSMDMGTVLADPMAGRASIHSLVLNLSNVGEANSDGSSRGSSHQRRDREVESPELRNEVKISCAKALWKLSKGCLSSCRKITETKGLLCLAKIIESESGELQLNCLMAVMEIAAVAESNADLRRAAFKRTAPAAKAVLDQLLRVVQEESDPALRIPAIKAIGSLARNFSGKVPQVIGPLVAQLGNRDVDVASEAAIALGKFVCPDNYNCIDHSKAILELDGIPKLMSLLQINDRQQVHGLKLLCYLALNVGNSKVLEQERALNTLERFARPVQAQHPDMKDLFAKAIHHLTLYQPGAQLHRQPLGL; this is encoded by the coding sequence ATGATGGGTAacccaaaccctaaccctaccCCTACCCCGGAAGAGGAAAAGAGCCTCAAGGAGGAGCTGCTGGATCCCATCCTGCTCGGAGAGCGTGTGATAAAGCTTGCTCAGGAGGCGGAGTCGTCTAAGGTGGACTGCACGGAGCTGGCGCGTAAGGTGCAGGTGGTCTGTGACAACCTCCGCTCCGTGGTGCGCGTTGTGTCGGGGGCTCAGTGCCTCAACGAGCGCCCCATCCGCCGCATCGTCGGCGAGGTCTTCAAAAACCTAGAGCGCACGTTAGCGTTCATCCGCAAGTGCAAGAAGCACGGCGGCGTCCTCCGCCAGGTCTTCTCCATGACCACCACCGCCGATTTCCGCAAAGTCTGGAGCCTTCTCGAATCTTCCAACGGCGACCTGGTCTGGCTCCTCACCATCTTGGACTCCAAAGACGGCACCAATGTCTCACTTCCCCCTATTGCCAGCAACGACCCTATTCTCGCTTGGGTCTGGACCTTCACCTACACTCTCCAATTGGGCCAGCCCAAGGACCGCGCCGAAGCCGCTACCGAACTCGGTTCACTCGCCAGAGACAACGACCGTACAAAATTTATCATCTTGGAGGAAGGTGGGGTGATGCCCCTCCttaagcttctcaaggaagcttctttcCCCGATGCTCAGATCGCAGCTGCCAATGCTCTTGTTAACATTACAACCAATCAAGACAGGATTGTTGGTTTCATTGTGGAGTCCCATGCTGTCCCCACCATTGTTCAGGTTCTCGGTGATTCCCCTATGAGGGTTCGTGTCTCTGTTGCCAATTTGGTCTCTACTATGGCTGAGCAACATGAGCTTGTTCGCGAGGAGTTCATCAGGGCCAATGTGACTAGGCCCCTTGTGTCCTTGTTGTCCATGGATATGGGTACTGTCCTTGCTGACCCCATGGCCGGTCGCGCCAGCATTCATTCGCTTGTTCTCAATTTGTCCAATGTCGGGGAGGCGAATTCGGATGGGAGTAGCCGCGGCTCCAGCCACCAGCGAAGAGATAGAGAGGTTGAAAGCCCGGAGTTGAGGAATGAGGTCAAAATCAGTTGTGCTAAGGCTCTTTGGAAACTCTCCAAAGGGTGTCTTTCAAGTTGCAGGAAGATTACCGAGACTAAAGGTTTGCTTTGTCTTGCTAAGATTATTGAGTCCGAGAGTGGGGAATTGCAGCTCAATTGTCTTATGGCTGTCATGGAGATTGCTGCTGTGGCAGAGTCGAATGCTGATCTTAGAAGAGCTGCTTTTAAGCGAACTGCACCGGCAGCCAAGGCAGTTTTGGATCAACTTTTGAGGGTGGTTCAGGAGGAGAGTGATCCGGCATTGCGGATTCCTGCTATAAAGGCAATTGGTTCCTTGGCCAGAAACTTCTCTGGGAAGGTTCCACAGGTTATTGGTCCTTTAGTTGCTCAGCTTGGTAACAGAGATGTTGATGTGGCTAGTGAGGCTGCCATTGCTTTGGGGAAGTTTGTGTGCCCAGACAACTACAACTGCATTGACCATTCTAAGGCAATACTTGAGCTTGATGGGATCCCTAAGCTAATGAGCCTGCTGCAGATAAATGATCGCCAACAAGTTCATGGCCTTAAATTACTTTGTTACCTTGCCTTAAATGTAGGTAACAGTAAGGTCCTTGAGCAAGAACGTGCTTTGAATACCCTAGAGAGGTTTGCTCGTCCTGTTCAAGCACAACATCCTGATATGAAGGACCTTTTTGCAAAGGCCATACACCACCTCACTCTTTATCAGCCTGGAGCTCAATTGCACAGACAGCCCTTGGGGCTGTAA